The proteins below are encoded in one region of Oreochromis niloticus isolate F11D_XX linkage group LG6, O_niloticus_UMD_NMBU, whole genome shotgun sequence:
- the lg6h17orf67 gene encoding uncharacterized protein C17orf67 homolog isoform X2 has protein sequence MTTLFWTEISDVVPGSCWSHYPSLGVTAPSTLITTGTTVAFTLHIFSSSLSTLDANPIIKESVAKQLLRTKRQDRPMKAGYPDEPMREHLLHMQALDLRARETNLEHWLNPHCYPRCDRNYGHPV, from the exons AT gactacgctcttctggacagagatctcggatgttgttcctgggagcTGCTGGAGCCACTACCCCAGCTTGGGGGTCACTGCACCGAGCActctgattaccactgggaccactgttgccttcactctccacatcttctccagctctctctctacccttg atGCAAACCCCATAATCAAGGAGAGCGTAGCTAAGCAGCTGCTCCGTACCAAGAGGCAGGACCGGCCAATGAAGGCTGGCTACCCCGATGAGCCAATGAGG GAGCATCTGCTCCACATGCAGGCTCTGGATCTGAGGGCCCGGGAGACCAACTTGGAGCACTGGCTGAACCCTCATTGCTACCCACGCTGCGACAGAAACTATGGACACCCGGTTTAA
- the lg6h17orf67 gene encoding uncharacterized protein C17orf67 homolog isoform X1 → MINPRRKKRHDLHTAGTTLFWTEISDVVPGSCWSHYPSLGVTAPSTLITTGTTVAFTLHIFSSSLSTLDANPIIKESVAKQLLRTKRQDRPMKAGYPDEPMREHLLHMQALDLRARETNLEHWLNPHCYPRCDRNYGHPV, encoded by the exons ATGATCAACCCACGGAGGAAAAAACGTCATGACTTACATACTGCTGG gactacgctcttctggacagagatctcggatgttgttcctgggagcTGCTGGAGCCACTACCCCAGCTTGGGGGTCACTGCACCGAGCActctgattaccactgggaccactgttgccttcactctccacatcttctccagctctctctctacccttg atGCAAACCCCATAATCAAGGAGAGCGTAGCTAAGCAGCTGCTCCGTACCAAGAGGCAGGACCGGCCAATGAAGGCTGGCTACCCCGATGAGCCAATGAGG GAGCATCTGCTCCACATGCAGGCTCTGGATCTGAGGGCCCGGGAGACCAACTTGGAGCACTGGCTGAACCCTCATTGCTACCCACGCTGCGACAGAAACTATGGACACCCGGTTTAA
- the cbx8b gene encoding chromobox protein homolog 8b produces the protein MELSAVGERVFAAESIIKRRIRKGRIEYLVKWKGWSPKYSTWEPEENILDSRLFAAFEQRERERELYGPKKRGPKPKTFLLKAQAKVKSKSYDFRSEAVRGMRVTYPTPEPVATPRAREGLRAVVPTIFPPSTVNRGESVRVRPPELSPREHHQSLLHQTNSEELIHIPKKRGPKPKPRFNDGFSEHHKRRAEEQESHGPHKLAKLQGGEDMRLVKLAHRHPENHGHSHKHHYHHHHHHHHHTQRSGESSYKQLYSDRGLHPHRTDMDTHRMKDGSGYLVPAHFKHHSKMSLSRPAELTQMEKPYFLDRPSPTRLDDDLDEVTWRPSLGNVEKVLVTDVTANFLTVTIKESSTSKGFFKDKR, from the exons ATGGAGCTTTCTGCCGTCGGGGAGAGGGTGTTCGCTGCCGAGTCTATCATCAAACGCAGAATCAGGAAG GGTCGCATTGAATACCTCGTGAAATGGAAGGGGTGGTCTCCCAA ATACAGCACTTGGGAACCGGAGGAAAATATTCTGGACTCCCGCCTGTTCGCCGCTTTTGAGCAGAG GGAGCGTGAAAGGGAGCTCTACGGGCCCAAAAAGAGAGGACCAAAACCCAAGACGTTTCTGCTTAAG GCTCAGGCAAAGGTGAAGTCCAAGTCCTATGACTTCAGGAGCGAAGCAGTCCGAGGAATGCGCGTCACCTACCCGACCCCAGAACCAGTCGCCACCCCCAGGGCCAGAGAGGGCCTGAGAGCTGTCGTGCCCACCATCTTTCCACCAAGTACCGTCAACCGTGGAGAAAGCGTACGTGTCCGACCACCTGAACTGAGCCCCCGTGAGCACCATCAGTCTTTGCTTCATCAAACTAATTCAGAAGAACTCATCCACATACCTAAAAAGAGAGGTCCCAAGCCTAAGCCACGGTTTAATGATGGCTTCTCTGAGCACCATAagaggagagcagaggagcAGGAGAGCCATGGCCCTCACAAACTGGCTAAGCTCCAGGGGGGCGAAGACATGAGGCTGGTCAAACTGgcccacagacatccagagaaCCACGGCCACAGCCATAAACATCAttaccaccaccatcaccaccaccatcaccacacACAGCGCTCTGGGGAGAGCTCCTACAAACAGCTGTACTCAGACCGTGGCCTGCATCCTCACAGAACAGACATGGACACTCACAGGATGAAGGATGGCTCCGGCTACCTGGTACCTGCACACTTCAAGCACCACTCCAAAATGAGTCTGAGTCGCCCCGCTGAGCTCACCCAAATGGAAAAGCCTTATTTTCTGGACAGGCCGTCACCAACGCGGCTCGATGACGACTTGGATGAAGTGACGTGGAGGCCGTCTCTCGGCAACGTGGAGAAAGTTCTGGTGACAGACGTGACCGCCAACTTCCTGACGGTCACCATCAAGGAGAGCAGCACTTCTAAAGGCTTCTTCAAGGACAAAAGATGA
- the lg6h17orf67 gene encoding uncharacterized protein C17orf67 homolog isoform X3: protein MKKLVVFLLCVVLLTIYTDANPIIKESVAKQLLRTKRQDRPMKAGYPDEPMREHLLHMQALDLRARETNLEHWLNPHCYPRCDRNYGHPV from the exons atgaagaagCTGGTGGTGTTTTTGCTTTGCGTGGTCCTGCTGACCATTTACACAG atGCAAACCCCATAATCAAGGAGAGCGTAGCTAAGCAGCTGCTCCGTACCAAGAGGCAGGACCGGCCAATGAAGGCTGGCTACCCCGATGAGCCAATGAGG GAGCATCTGCTCCACATGCAGGCTCTGGATCTGAGGGCCCGGGAGACCAACTTGGAGCACTGGCTGAACCCTCATTGCTACCCACGCTGCGACAGAAACTATGGACACCCGGTTTAA